A genomic region of Trifolium pratense cultivar HEN17-A07 linkage group LG3, ARS_RC_1.1, whole genome shotgun sequence contains the following coding sequences:
- the LOC123913066 gene encoding uncharacterized protein LOC123913066, translated as MIEDLQMGNNPTDIPKEIGDMVQTSYIFMVQTSIGASNVLEKSFTVKKIASNPALVPNFKAKYEDSVIKNIANTDEIVVIDEDENVIVDDGVTPICDSSAVEAGDGDLENNVDLLKDNVLFTHAKRTYAANDTN; from the exons ATGATTGAAGATTTACAAATG ggAAATAACCCAACTGACATTCCAAAAGAGATCGGAGATATGGTTCAGACATCATACATTTTTATGGTTCAAACAAGCATTGGTGCTTCCAACGTTTTGGAAAAAAGTTTTACGGTGAAAAAAATTGCTTCAAACCCTGCTTTGGTGCCCAATTTCAAGGCAAAATATGAAGATTCTGTG ATAAAAAACATTGCAAATACTGATGAGATCGTGGTTATCGATGAAGATGAgaatgtgattgttgatgatggtGTTACTCCGATATGTGATAGTTCTGCCGTGGAAGCTGGCGACGGTGATTTAGAAAACAATGTTGACCTACTAAAGGACAATGTGCTTTTTACTCATGCCAAGAGAACATATGCAGCCAATGATACCAACTAA